One Artemia franciscana chromosome 15, ASM3288406v1, whole genome shotgun sequence genomic window carries:
- the LOC136036490 gene encoding zinc finger protein 519-like isoform X1, translating into METSMLLGITAVKQEAEDTSTNDDKTISGNAHPMLSMENKVNLFDVFPGISKDCEPKDDHVKQESDIYGDNVLPVETFDDDDIRKQGRGLPSMSDLTRTCLKKEIDLNFQDKMPNQIHIKPENDVAKQVSHTGEKPFECEACEKRFRRKTELSVHLRIHSGEKPFKCDICEEIFCKKIQLSVHLRTHTGEEPFQFDKCMKCFTSNSGLSLHQKTHTGEKPFKCNICEKAFRLNNTLFEHQRTHTREKPFECDICKKHFTGRSYLTIHKRYHTGEKPFKCDECENTFRQKSHLSEHQRSHTGEKPFKCDVCKKRFASSSSLSRHQRTHTGEKPFKCDACENTFRQKSHLSNHQRTHSGEKPFKCNICEKCFTSKSALYYHNKHHAEGNFVYISV; encoded by the exons ATGGAAACATCCATGCTGTTAGGGATCACTGCTGTGAAGCAAG aaGCTGAAGATACATCCACAAATGATGATAAAACTATTTCTGGAAATGCACATCCTATGTTATCAATGGAAAACAAAGTGAATCTTTTTGATGTTTTTCCTGGTATCTCTAAAGATTGTGAGCCTAAAGATGATCATGTTAAACAGGAGTCAGATATTTATGGAGACAACG ttcTCCCTGTTGAAACGTTCGATGATGACGATATCAGAAAACAAGGAAGAGGATTACCTAGCATGTCTGATCTTACAAGAACatgtttaaaaaaggaaattgatTTGAATTTTCAAGATAAGATGCCAAATCAGATACACATAAAACCTGAAAATGATGTAGCAAAACAAGTctctcatactggagaaaaacctttcgaatGTGAGGCTTGTGAGAAAAGATTTCGCAGAAAAACCGAATTATCTGTTCATCTGAGAATTCActctggagaaaaacctttcaaatgcgATATATGTGAGGAAATATTTTGCAAGAAAATCCAACTATCAGTTCATCTGAGAACTCACACTGGAGAAGAACCTTTCCAATTTGATAAATGTATGAAATGCTTCACTTCAAATTCCGGTTTATCTTTACATCAAaaaactcatactggagaaaaacctttcaaatgtaATATATGTGAAAAAGCGTTCCGTCTAAATAATACCCTATTTGAacatcaaagaactcatactaGAGAAAAACCTTTCGAGTGTGATATTTGTAAGAAACATTTTACTGGAAGATCCTATTTAACTATACATAAAAGATATcacactggagaaaaacctttcaaatgtgaTGAATGTGAGAATACATTCCGTCAAAAATCTCACTTATCTGAACATCAGAGATCTcacactggagaaaaaccttttaaatgtGATGTATGTAAAAAACGTTTTGCTTCAAGTTCCAGTTTATCTCgtcatcaaagaactcatactggagaaaaacctttcaaatgtgaTGCATGTGAGAATACATTCCGTCAAAAATCTCACTTATCTAATCATCAGAGAACTCActctggagaaaaacctttcaaatgtaATATATGTGAGAAATGCTTTACTTCAAAATCTGCCTTATATTATCATAACAAACACCATGCTGAGGGTAATTTTGTGTATATCAGTGTTTAA
- the LOC136036490 gene encoding zinc finger protein 182-like isoform X2, which yields METSMLLGITAVKQVLPVETFDDDDIRKQGRGLPSMSDLTRTCLKKEIDLNFQDKMPNQIHIKPENDVAKQVSHTGEKPFECEACEKRFRRKTELSVHLRIHSGEKPFKCDICEEIFCKKIQLSVHLRTHTGEEPFQFDKCMKCFTSNSGLSLHQKTHTGEKPFKCNICEKAFRLNNTLFEHQRTHTREKPFECDICKKHFTGRSYLTIHKRYHTGEKPFKCDECENTFRQKSHLSEHQRSHTGEKPFKCDVCKKRFASSSSLSRHQRTHTGEKPFKCDACENTFRQKSHLSNHQRTHSGEKPFKCNICEKCFTSKSALYYHNKHHAEGNFVYISV from the exons ATGGAAACATCCATGCTGTTAGGGATCACTGCTGTGAAGCAAG ttcTCCCTGTTGAAACGTTCGATGATGACGATATCAGAAAACAAGGAAGAGGATTACCTAGCATGTCTGATCTTACAAGAACatgtttaaaaaaggaaattgatTTGAATTTTCAAGATAAGATGCCAAATCAGATACACATAAAACCTGAAAATGATGTAGCAAAACAAGTctctcatactggagaaaaacctttcgaatGTGAGGCTTGTGAGAAAAGATTTCGCAGAAAAACCGAATTATCTGTTCATCTGAGAATTCActctggagaaaaacctttcaaatgcgATATATGTGAGGAAATATTTTGCAAGAAAATCCAACTATCAGTTCATCTGAGAACTCACACTGGAGAAGAACCTTTCCAATTTGATAAATGTATGAAATGCTTCACTTCAAATTCCGGTTTATCTTTACATCAAaaaactcatactggagaaaaacctttcaaatgtaATATATGTGAAAAAGCGTTCCGTCTAAATAATACCCTATTTGAacatcaaagaactcatactaGAGAAAAACCTTTCGAGTGTGATATTTGTAAGAAACATTTTACTGGAAGATCCTATTTAACTATACATAAAAGATATcacactggagaaaaacctttcaaatgtgaTGAATGTGAGAATACATTCCGTCAAAAATCTCACTTATCTGAACATCAGAGATCTcacactggagaaaaaccttttaaatgtGATGTATGTAAAAAACGTTTTGCTTCAAGTTCCAGTTTATCTCgtcatcaaagaactcatactggagaaaaacctttcaaatgtgaTGCATGTGAGAATACATTCCGTCAAAAATCTCACTTATCTAATCATCAGAGAACTCActctggagaaaaacctttcaaatgtaATATATGTGAGAAATGCTTTACTTCAAAATCTGCCTTATATTATCATAACAAACACCATGCTGAGGGTAATTTTGTGTATATCAGTGTTTAA